In the Pontibacillus sp. HMF3514 genome, CCAATAGCAGCTACTTTCGGTTCCTCTTCTAAGTAAACTTTCTTTCCGCCGCTTTTCTCAGCCGCTTCTTTGATCGCTTTTTGCTCAACTTTCGTAATGTTCGTTGGGCAGCAGATCAGCATACGGGGCTTGGATAAAAAGCCTCGTACATTTATTTTATTAATAAAGTGCTTAAGCATTGCTTCTGTTACATCAAAATCTGCAATAACGCCATCTTTTAGTGGACGAATCGCTTCAATATTCCCTGGTGTACGTCCAACCATACGACGGGCTTCATCACCGACCTCCAGAACTTTACCTGAATTACGATCCATAGCCACTACAGATGGCTCATTCAAGACAATACCTTTTCCTTTAACGTGTATTAATACATTCGCTGTACCTAGGTCAATCCCGATATCCCTTGCAAACATGTGACGTTGATCCTCCCTGCTTAAATACTATTCCTTCCGAAAACATGATTCTTCTAATTCTTTATTTTATCACACATTTCAGCAAAATTTGTCATTAGAAGAGAAAAAAGTTCCTGTTTCAAAAGAATTAGGTATTTGGGAGGATCGCAAGGTTATCCAGCAGTATTGGCGGGCTCTTCTGCAGGTGATTTATCTTTGTTGTATTTGTTCTTCGTTGCTTCCCCGCCTCGTAGATGTCGAATCGCTTTATGATAGTCTAAAATCTCCTTCACTTCATTGGCTAACTCGGGATTAATGTCCGGCAACCGCTCTGTTAAATCCTTATGAACCGTGCTCTTTGAGACTCCAAATTCCTTCGCAATCACTCGAACGGTTTTTCTCGTCTCCACGATATATTTCCCGATCTTGATTGTTCGCTCTTTGATGTAATCGTGCACACCACTCGCCTCCTGATAGTTGGATGTCAAAGGTGTGAAATGAGACAAGGTTGAATATAGATATATGTAATGCCTGCCAGTTCTAAGATGGATGTTTTTCTAGGTACCTTGAGGTAATCCTTTCCCCTCTCACCTCAAACCTTCCCTAATTGAAGGATTCCAAAGGTATGGTTTTGTCCTCCCTTTTGAACCCTCCATTACGGGGTTTGTATCAGATTATGTGAGGGTTGAGCGGTTTATGATTAAAAAGTCGTGTGGGACAAGGGATACAGGCATTTGTTTTCAGAATTAATACAAAAATATAAAAAAGAGACCCTTCCAGGCAAGTTTGAAAAGCCTGAAAAAGTCCTTTTTCAATTTCCTTTTATAATTACTTTATGCATAGATCTCCGTTATTGAATCCATAAAAGTGATTTTAGAATGTTTATCCCATGCCACCTATGTCAGGATCTTGTGTAGTGTAAATAGGGTTCATATAATCTGAATTCAAGTTCAGATAAGTACCAATTCCAGCAAATACGATCATAATAAAACATTTGATTATGATATGCATCACATTGCTCTCCCCCTTTGTTATCTTCCTTAAGCCTGACCTTAATAAATTAAGGTAAAGGTGGTTCTACTGGATCATAATATAATGGTAGTGGTGGTTCTACTGGGTCAGAATTTGAAACTTTTGGTAATTGTGGTTTTCCTGGATCAGCATTCGAAACTGCAGGCAGTGGTGGTTCTGCTGGATCATGGAACTGAGGACCTTCAGCTGCTTGTACACTTATCACATTAAAACCTCCTACGAATAACCCCAGTGCCATTAACAACGTCATTCCCATTAACATTAACCTCTTCATCTAATTCCTCCCATGTTCATATGATTCAATGCTTGTAACGGAAGTCTTGCATAAAAGTAATGACTCTCTTCACTTACAAAACTGTTATAGGATTGGACTAATAACTGCTTGTCCATTTTCGCTAAACCAAGATAGTACTTTTGAAAAGGAGTGAGTGATTCAAAAGTGCTTAAAATCTCGATTGCCTTCTCTCGGTCTCCTCTTGCTACTGCTAAATGCGCCTGTTCTGCTAAACTCTCTGTTTCAACACCTTCAGTCAGACCATGATAGGCTGACACAAACGGTAGATTGTGGTGTTTTACAAGCTTTTCTATAGCAGGTAATTCAAATTTTTTCGCTAACTTCAACGCCTCATTCAAGTGATACATACTTTGGTCATAGCCATCAAATAAATAGGATAAAGCCAATATAATGTGTACCCGACTCATACGTGCGGGTGATATTTGTTTATGATTGATAATGGTAAACCCATATTTTCTTGCAATAATGAGCTCATTTTTCCGCCAATGATATCGAAACAGAATCTCTTTACTTCTCAATTGATAAAACTCCAACAAAAGAGAAGGCTGCATTTGGCTTAAATCCTCTGAGAGTTTCTCATTTAAATAGGCCCATACACTATAGCGGCGCATCTCATAATTACTGTAAATTTTCAAAATCGTATGTAGACATCTTTGTTCTTCCGTTAAAATAGGTATTTTTTTTAATTCAACAAGTACATCTGAATGTGAAATCTTATGTTGCAAACTTTTATAGTGAAGCTCGTATAATTTGGCCCACACCCGATCTTCTTCAAAATGAGATTGCTTGTTGATATTCAAAAGGGTTTTGAATTCTTGATAGTATCCATTCATTAGCATGAGTTCTAGTCCATGGTGTCTGGCTTCTGGTGTAGTTGATTCCATACAGTAGTCTTTCAATAGAGTCATGGCAGTTTTCTCATCATACATCTTCACTAAGATCTTTTTAATAGCATACAGTGACATATTGCTTTTCCTAAAATCTTTTAAAACTGCACTCATCTCGCCCCACCCTGTCTTTTAAAAGAAGTCATGTTTTGTACAAAATCAGACATCCTTTTATCTTTGTTAGGATAAAATTACCAGAGTCTTATGAAAGAAAAAATACTTTAGACAAAAGAAGTGTGTAGTCGACAAAACCTTTCAAAACTTTCTGCAGTAATCGACGTGATCGGCTTTAAGCAAAAAAAATCCTACCTTAAGCAGGTAGGATTTTGGCGAAAGCCGAAGCTTACGTATTTGTCATTGAAATGGATGATTCGCTATCTTCGTTTGGTTCTTTTTTGTCTTCAGGTTGCTTATCTTCTTCAGGTTGATCTTCCTGGTCAGACTGCGCATCTTCTTCTACTGAGATGTTGCTTAGCGGTTGATTGAAGTACGTTTCAGGATTCACTTTTTCTCCATCTTTTACCACTTCAAAATGTACGTGTACACCGCTTGCTTGACCCATTAAACTTTGTCCAGCTGTTCCAATTGCATCGTCCTGATTAACTTCAGCACCTGTTTCAACAAGAACATCACCTAAGCTCATATAGCGAGTTGTTAGACCATCTTGGTGTGTGATTTCAACCACATTACCCAGTAGTGGATCTTCTTTGACTTCCGTTACTGTGCCTGTAGCAGATGCTAGAACATCGAAAGATTCGCCATCTTCACGTGCGATGTCTACACCTTCGCTTTGATAGTAATGGTTGTCGTAAAGAATAAGGGCTTTTTCACGGTCTTCTGCACTTGCGCTATAATCGAAAAACTTAGTCTTGATAACAGCTTGGTCACGGTTATGAAGTGGCATGTTTAAGTTTTCATTCAGCTCCATAACAGGTGTTGCAGGCTGGTTATCATAGTCAATGCCGTCTGTTTCATTTTGCAGGTTGTCTTGATCATCAGCAAGATCTTCAACATTGGTTAAAGAACTCTGATACCAAAGTACTCCTGTCAAAATCAAAGCTGCTGCTACTAAATAAACACTAGGGAAAAACCATTTCTTACGCAAAATACGTTTCCAATTGTTTTTTGAAACGTTTTTGTTTTCTTCCTCTCTCATTTCATCATCACCTCAGCAACCATTCTGATCAGAAAGAGGAAGAACTATACATATTTTTGAAAAAAATTTTTTATAATTAGTTTTCGACAAAAGACTCAGGTTATGCATGGTAATTTAAAGAAAAGCTCCAGCGCCCTGACTGAACGCTGGAGCTAGACATCTATAATCGTTATCTGGATGCAATCTGTGGCAGGAATGTATCGATCTCTGTTATTGCTACATCATTGTAATAATGACCAACAATATCCTTATACCCTTTACCTTCTCTAGCCATTCCGTTTGCCCCGTATTGACTCATACCAACTCCGTGGCCGTAGCCTTTGGTCTTGAAGATAATATATTGGTTTTTTTGTTGAACGGTAAAGTCTGATGATTTTAGATTTAAGTATTCACGAATTTCTCGTCCTGTAAAAGTTTTTCCGCCTACTTTTGCCGTATTGATTCGTTCACTATCGGTTTTTGTAATGCTTGTTATGATGGGTTGATCTTCTTCAAGTTGTACGCCTAGCTTTTGTTCAATCTCACTCATTGTAAATACTTTTTGATCTAAATACTTCGGTGAATCTGTGTCCCACGGGCTTTCTACGCTTCTCAGGTAAGGAAATTCATGCTCCCAATAATCTTCTGAGTTTTCCGTGTAGCCGTTTGATGTTGAAAAGAACGATGCTGTAATTGGAGAACCTTCGTATGTCAGGATTTCTCCTTTTGTTTCTGCAACTGCCTGCTTAATCTTGTTCATCTTCCAAATATAATCCGGGCCCCACGCTTTCATAAGCTCTTCGTTGTTCTTATATACCTGGTGCTGGATTGTATCGGTTACATGAGCATTTCCCGGAATGTCTTCTTCAGATTTAATAAGATGCTGAACAATGTATGTGCGTGCAGCTAGAGATTGCGCCTTAAGTGCCTCCAATTCAAAATCAGCCGGCATTTCAGATGCGACAACGTGAGACACATACAGTTCTAGGGGCACCTGTTCAACTTGTTCTGCCTTAGTCCTATAAACGTTCACACTGAAGGATGAAAGATCATCTAAATTAAAGTCCTTCAAGGTTTCGACAGGTTTTGTTGGCGTTGTTGAACCCTCCGTTGCTACTTGTTGAATTGGATCCGATGGTTGAATAAATGGCAGCACAATTAACGTTGGAACGACAAGAATGATGAGCACTAATGTGCCGATTAGAAGAAGTCCTGGCCCCTTCCATGCTTTCATATGGAAGCCCCCTTTTCTAGTTACTCTACTAATAAATCTATACAAGAGGTTGGAATAGTAGAACTAGAAATTTTGATTATGCTTCTGGGGGCTAGGCTAACAGGTTAGCGAATTACTTCAATGACAAGGTCACCTAGTTTTTCTCCGTTTTGATAAATGGCGATTTCCCATATGCCCCAGTATGGAAAGGCTAGTTGCGCTTGTATGGCTTTGGTAGCACCTAGTTCTTGTTTTAGCTTAGGGGCTCCATTTGGGAGGTCTTGAGCGTTTGGGAGCTGTAGTTGAATCTTATCACCAGAGAACCTCTCTTCGGCCTTTAGAGTTAGTTTTTTCGGTGTTAGAGGTTCTTCGTTCCATAAAAAGAAAGTTGCTTCATATGCTTTATTTTGCTTAAAAGGCTGTTCTTTAACCATCATAAGGTCATTCTTCTCGCCCTGAAGTTTAACAGACTGTTCATTAGTGACAGGACTAACTTGGAAACGTTGCTCATGTTGCAAATTATTGTAGACTTGATATCCTGCGTAGGCAGCTATTATCACCAGTACAGTGGTGATTATGGCATATCCCTTTGGTTGAAGGTCCACGCCCGTACCTGAGTTTGGTTTAAACCAGTATATGTACGAGATCAGAGCTATTAGGATAAGGATGCTGATTAGAAAAATAATCATGTGGAGATGCTCCTTTTTTGGGTTGTTAGTTTATTTTACGATTGGGAGTTGGGTTGGGTTTCGGGTGTTGGGGAGATTAGGACTTTGGTGGGAGTGGGGATTTTGTGAGTGGGGAAAGGTCGGATGTGAGCGGCGCACCTGGATTTGCGAGCGGGGGCGTAACTTTTGTGAGCTGCTAGATAGATTTGTGAGCGGGGTGAGGACATTTATGTGCGCCTGGCTAGATTTGTGAGCGGGTTGAGGACATATATGAGCGCCTGGCCAGATTTGTGAGCGAGAGTTAGGCTTTCAGGCGGTGTGGAGCTGGATTCAGGCGGTAATCTGAGTTTTCAGGCGGTCTGGAATTGGATTCAGGCGGTAATCTGGATTTGCAGGCGATCGAGAGCTGTATTCAGGCTAAAAACTCCATTTGCAGGCGATAACCCTCCTCAATACAGGCGATCCAAATAAAGCATAAAAAAACACGCCCACAGAGTAGGCGTGTTCTCTTTATTATGATGATAAGGATGATTTTACATCGTCTGTTGATTTGTTTTCTGGTGTTTCTTCGGCATTTTCATCTTTTACGCGTTCGATGTTAGCACCGATTCCTGCTAATTTTCCTGCGAAGTCGATATAGCCGCGGTCTAAGTGTTTTAATTCTGTAACACGTGTGTAGCCGTCTGCTACGAGTCCTGCACATACCAGAGCTGCTGCTGCACGAAGGTCTGTTGCTGAAACTTCTGCGCCTTGTAATTCGGATGGTCCTTCTACAATAACAGAGCGTCCTTCGATTTTAAGATGAGCATTCATGCGACGGAACTCTTCCACGTGCATAAAACGGTTTTCAAACACAGTTTCCGTAATAACACTTGTGCCTTCTGCTTGAAGCATTAAGGCCATCATTTGAGCCTGCATGTCAGTTGGGAAACCTGGGTGTGGCATGGTTTTTAGGTCAACAGCTTTTAGCTTTTCTGGGCCGATGATGCGTAGACCATCATCCTCTTCCTCGATGATGACACCCATCTCTTGCATTTTCGCTACTAAGGAACGTAGGTGTTCTTGCTCAGCACCTTTTACAAGTACGTTTCCTTTTGTAATTGCTGCTGCAACCATAAAGGTACCTGCTTCAATTCGGTCAGGAATGATGTTGTGCTCAGCACCATACATTTTTTCCACACCTGTGATACGGATTGTTTCAGTACCAGCACCAACGACTTTTGCTCCCATTTTGTTCAGGTAGTTAGCAAGGTCAACGATTTCTGGCTCTTTGGCACAGTTCTCGATGACGGTTTTGCCTTCAGCCATACATGCGGCCATCATAATGTTTTCTGT is a window encoding:
- the spoIIID gene encoding sporulation transcriptional regulator SpoIIID → MHDYIKERTIKIGKYIVETRKTVRVIAKEFGVSKSTVHKDLTERLPDINPELANEVKEILDYHKAIRHLRGGEATKNKYNKDKSPAEEPANTAG
- a CDS encoding AimR family lysis-lysogeny pheromone receptor, encoding MSAVLKDFRKSNMSLYAIKKILVKMYDEKTAMTLLKDYCMESTTPEARHHGLELMLMNGYYQEFKTLLNINKQSHFEEDRVWAKLYELHYKSLQHKISHSDVLVELKKIPILTEEQRCLHTILKIYSNYEMRRYSVWAYLNEKLSEDLSQMQPSLLLEFYQLRSKEILFRYHWRKNELIIARKYGFTIINHKQISPARMSRVHIILALSYLFDGYDQSMYHLNEALKLAKKFELPAIEKLVKHHNLPFVSAYHGLTEGVETESLAEQAHLAVARGDREKAIEILSTFESLTPFQKYYLGLAKMDKQLLVQSYNSFVSEESHYFYARLPLQALNHMNMGGIR
- the spoIID gene encoding stage II sporulation protein D — its product is MKAWKGPGLLLIGTLVLIILVVPTLIVLPFIQPSDPIQQVATEGSTTPTKPVETLKDFNLDDLSSFSVNVYRTKAEQVEQVPLELYVSHVVASEMPADFELEALKAQSLAARTYIVQHLIKSEEDIPGNAHVTDTIQHQVYKNNEELMKAWGPDYIWKMNKIKQAVAETKGEILTYEGSPITASFFSTSNGYTENSEDYWEHEFPYLRSVESPWDTDSPKYLDQKVFTMSEIEQKLGVQLEEDQPIITSITKTDSERINTAKVGGKTFTGREIREYLNLKSSDFTVQQKNQYIIFKTKGYGHGVGMSQYGANGMAREGKGYKDIVGHYYNDVAITEIDTFLPQIASR
- a CDS encoding M23 family metallopeptidase, yielding MREEENKNVSKNNWKRILRKKWFFPSVYLVAAALILTGVLWYQSSLTNVEDLADDQDNLQNETDGIDYDNQPATPVMELNENLNMPLHNRDQAVIKTKFFDYSASAEDREKALILYDNHYYQSEGVDIAREDGESFDVLASATGTVTEVKEDPLLGNVVEITHQDGLTTRYMSLGDVLVETGAEVNQDDAIGTAGQSLMGQASGVHVHFEVVKDGEKVNPETYFNQPLSNISVEEDAQSDQEDQPEEDKQPEDKKEPNEDSESSISMTNT
- the murA gene encoding UDP-N-acetylglucosamine 1-carboxyvinyltransferase codes for the protein MEKIIVRGGSRLSGTVKVEGAKNAVLPVIAASIIASEGKSILKDVPALADVDTISEVLKYMNADVAVEENTVTIDASRELTTEAPFEYVRKMRASVLVLGPMLARYGHAKVALPGGCAIGSRPIDQHLKGFEAMGAKVNVGNGFIEAYTGEDRLRGARIYLDVPSVGATENIMMAACMAEGKTVIENCAKEPEIVDLANYLNKMGAKVVGAGTETIRITGVEKMYGAEHNIIPDRIEAGTFMVAAAITKGNVLVKGAEQEHLRSLVAKMQEMGVIIEEEDDGLRIIGPEKLKAVDLKTMPHPGFPTDMQAQMMALMLQAEGTSVITETVFENRFMHVEEFRRMNAHLKIEGRSVIVEGPSELQGAEVSATDLRAAAALVCAGLVADGYTRVTELKHLDRGYIDFAGKLAGIGANIERVKDENAEETPENKSTDDVKSSLSS